The window GTTGGTGATTTTGGTTTGTTGAATGATGAACCctttggaaataaataaattccatagctgtgtttttttcagtacTTTGATTTGACATCATCCTGTCCTTGTCATACATTTCAAGAATTCactagtttgttttttatttgatatttaaagGTCTCGTATTCTGCTAATTTTCGAGTTGATGCTTTTACTTTTTGAGATCTCCGAaaaacatgttaacatgtttttatgttaaaaCAACACCCAGTTTTAgctcctgtttctctctgtgccCTCCCAAAAAGTCTAGTCTGCTCTGactggtcagctctcacaggcctgagcaggcaccactCTCCATGTTTCTGCCTCAGCACTTCTGTTATTGGCACAATCATGGCCGTGTTGGGGCTGTGACTGAGGGTAGTGATTGTATAGTGGTGATATCACAACCTCACAGAAGTCCTGACAGCTCGTTTTCTGAAGATAGGCTGTGCGCATTTCTCTGTGGATTACACTGgttgatactttcacagtatttatcaCAGTGTTTAACACCTAGACATGCTTTAAAATCAGAAAAGACATGTAAATCTCACATTGTTCAATATGGTACCTTTTTAAAGAACCTTCTCTGGAAACAGTTTTGcagaagtaaaacaaacatgGGTATGAAATTAAACACAATTCTCCACATTTATTAAATACTTCTAAAGATTAGCTCACATTGTTGACGTAAAGCTGTTGAGCAGTGTATTTATACTGCTGGTGGAACCAGTTGTACAGGAAATTTACATTTGGTTTTGTATGTCGAGGGAGCTCATAGTGCTGTGAACTAACTCTGCAATGTGAATTAGTTTTAATTTCAACACTAATGCTTTTTCAGAAAGATTGTTACATGATGCCACCAAATTCTTATAAAGAGCAAATACTTTGAAAGCTAGTTATTCTTAGCCAACAGTCATTGAAGTCAGGGGTAAAAAAATAACcctgaaaatattttaatgttttctgctttaatgtattttattgaatTTAGCAAATAATTAATTATGATGAAACTGGTTAGTGTGCGAAAATAATTGTTGAATAAAAAATTGGATATCATTGATAGATATATTTGCATCATTTCTAGAAAGAACAGTCTTATTGTGAACATATGCAAATAATTAATTGCAGCAAAGATGCATTTCTCAACATTTTAATTCTCATGTAATTTAGCTTTGACACTGTCTAGAGAGATTTGGTCCCTCATACCCAGTGAGGGAGTTTATTTACATTCAAAATGTACGTAATAATTGCACTTGGAGCTTATGGATAATGTAGTGTAATATTTAAATCTGTTAAACCATAAaattgcaataaaaacacattcaataCACATTGtctgaaacattgtttttctaaAGAACTTGCATGCAACTGACATGCTATCTTCTCTCTtgtggtttatttttattttcaatatattttttcaaagatGACCACAGCAGTCTTCAGTCTTGTGCAGTCCCAGTATAGGACAATAAGGGCCTGTTTTTCGGCATGATTTCAGTTCATGAGTGCTTTAATCTTTTGTAATTTGATTGAATTTTTTGATAAAGATGGGTGCTTTCAAGAGGAGTCAGTTTCACTGAAGTAGAACAGGAAGGATTGAAAGTTTATtggaacacaaaataaatacttaaCATGCATTTACAAGGATGTATGTAACACATTCCTCACATTAGCTATGTAGCCTTCTATCACAAGCCTAACTGGTGTGGAATCACTGTAAAATGTCACTGGGAGCTGATTGGATGACACCAGCCGCTCATTTAAAAAGGGTCATTACTGACTTAACCACTGTAAACTCAAACCCATCTTCACAGTaattaaattaacaaaattaCTTTGAATTCACAATTTATGTACATAGAGGTAATAGCACACATTtcagggaaaaaacaaacactatcTGAAATTAACTTTTCACAGCTCAGTTCAATAGAAAGAGTTTTACTGAGAGGTCCAATATGTGCAGTAGTTTATGTTGGCTAATGTAGCAAACGATGGCACATTTTAGTTAAACATTGTTGTATAACGCACAGTACTGAGTCAGTACACAATCTTTGTGCCTCTTCTCCACTTGTGCTACTGTTACAATAGCTTAGCATTTTCACAAAATGCTAAAGAGCAGTTTAGCAATTTTTCACAAAATTTTGTCTAACAGTGGCCACTgagggataaaaaaaagtctACGGCCCAGAACAGGATAAGATGTCGTACTTACCCTGTATGAAGGTTAGGCCTGATAAGACGAGGGCATAGTGACATCTGAGCTATGAGTTTATGTCTCTCATGGCCTTTGCAAACTTTGCAGTTCAAAGCTGCAGTAGATATGTTTACAGAACGGATCTCAGACAAACAACGGCTGAGTTTATGTAGAGTCGTAGGACGGCCTTTGatctgtctgcagcagcagacttATTGCTGTCTACGCATTTTCTTTCTATTCCTCACTGAGTCCGAGGTGAGAAGCTGTGCAGTAACTGTCCCCATTTGTTGTTAAACAGATAACCATGTCTAGGAGCGCTGCTTCCTGAGCTTAGAGGATATAACTTGAAACTAGAGGGATTTGGGAGGATTAACTTGACAATGCACTGTGCATACAGTTGTGCTGTTATTTTGTTCCTCCATGATCATGTTTGTATGAACTACTTCAGCGTAAGTCATCTGCATCTCTTCTACTTGTCAAAGCAgtaaaagcacaggtgtgaccaaTAACGTTAACGATGACACAAGTGTTCCAGTAAGTCATGTCACAGACTGAGCATGCTCAGTGTCAGAGCCCTGGAGCTATCCCACCGTAAAGGCATGCAtccatcattaatgttataaatTCCACTTGTGcatttcctgctttgacaagtccAATTGTCTGCCGCTTGAAACTTGATAGAAAACTTTTCTGCAGGCCTCGTGTCTGCATGTCATAGGTATGTCATCATTTTATGGATATTCATTGTGTGTGTCGAttgatataaagaaaaaaaacaaaagcagtgaTACAACAAAAGGTAAGAAAAGACATGATGGTCACCGACTAACAGTCTCAAAACATTACAGGTTAATACCATGAAACATTTAGTTCCATGTAAAGTAATGAATGGCACTGTGATGTCAAAGTTAAAAAAGGATCAGTTGGGTTTATTTCCCCTTCTTGACTCCGTCTCTCAGGGGCACATCCCGACACTGCGCCTGTGTCTTTTTAATGTCAGCCGTCAATCTAACTATCTGGGCGGGGCTTCGTTTGTGAACCAGTAGGATTTTGTGGTACGCACacagctcctcctcttcttttcccGGAAAGTCAAACGTGAGGAAGGCAGGGTGGTGGATGGGGTAAGCGTTAAGCCGAATCATACACATGCCCACATAAACGTCGTCGATGGGGAACAGGTGAACCCTTTTAGACATCCTGTGCAGACGTTTTGCCAACAAGCCAGAGTACACAACCCCTCCCCCACCTGCATAGGCAGGATAGTTGCCCTTGTAGAAGCTCTCTGGGATGAAGTACTTGGACTTGATGCTTCGGTCGGGCAGAGCTGCAGCTATTACATCCCCAACCATAAAGTCTTTTAAGGTCTTGCGAGCGTTTGGCCTCTTTAGCTGGTCCTGGAGGTAGGTTACAATGTTTGCAGTGTTGACGAAGACGTCGTCATCGCCCTTAAAAACGAATTGAGTTCGGTGGCAGTACCGTGAGAACCAGCTCCAGAAGAGCACATCTTTCAGGGTGAGGTTGAAGAACGTGTCCTTGAAGTTCCATTGCAGAATGTCTCCATAATGTTTGTTCTCCAGCTCCAGTAACTCAGATATGTTCACACCAAGCTCTATAGGGTCCTCTTTGCCTATTAGGAACACCCTGCGGACGTATCCTCCGCTGCTGTTCTGTCCAGCTACCCATCCCACCTGGCCCCAGGCCTGTCGAATGGCCTGTCGGTTCTTAAAGTTCAGCTCTGTTGTCTTAATGGCCAGAAGAAGCAGAGTATTCTCCTTCTGATCCTGTGCTCCAGCCCCACATACTCCACTTGGCTGGTGGACGGTTCTGTAGTCCCTCCTGTGCATGTGTCTCACAAACTCTTTTATCTGCTCTGGTAGCTCTGTAAAGTTTCTTGATGTGCCATTCGAGTTGACAACATCAGAGAAACTTTGCGTCAGTGGGGACTCAAGAAAAGTATCATTTTTAAATCCCTTCTTAGTGTTGTTTGGGGATAGGATGGGGCTGAAATAGCGGTCCACGGGCAGCTGGAGCCGGTTCCAAAGGGGATCCCCATCTGTGTGGAGCTTCCACCAAGTTTTTGGGAGTGAGGAAAGGCTCTTCCTCCTATAATATCCTGAGGCCTCGAAGTAAATAGTTCCGGGTGTGACATATTCTCCACCTGGTGTCCCTCTACTATTCATCTCCATACACACCACAACTCCGACGTAGATGATCAGCAAGACCATGCAGATACATGGGCAGCACACACAGATCAACACGTTACGCCAGCGACATTGGATCTGCGCCATTGAACTGCAAATGCACAAAGTTAGTTTGGACAAATTTTAAATCTGTGTGAAAAGAGATGGAAAGGAGACATGatgcatttttgtttgtttcttcccACGCCCCCAGTGTTTTATATATAGTCTTCTGCAtctaaaagatcttgaaagttaaaatgcccaacagaagctcctctctcccacagaaaacactgttcctgAAACACCTCATCAATAGTCGCACCTTTCGAATGGCCATCAATGTTTTTTGCAGCCCATGAACATTACATGAAATGCAATTTATTATATTTGAACCATTCCATTTCAGTACTTCCACTTCAAAAGCCTGTATCTGTCAAGTTAAGAATGACTCATGGTTGCGCCTGCTGAGTGTCACAGGGATTATGTTCTGTCATCGATGCTAAAGCTGTGTTTCGGCGGATGACTTGGTAGATTAATGTGGAAGAGAGATGAAAAGCTCACCATAGAGTAAACGCTTGTCATGTTTAAGGAAGAAAGGAGGTTTCAGGAACTCTAACTTCGTCAACCTCGGGGGAGAG of the Sparus aurata chromosome 18, fSpaAur1.1, whole genome shotgun sequence genome contains:
- the LOC115569155 gene encoding N-acetyllactosaminide beta-1,3-N-acetylglucosaminyltransferase 2; the protein is MAQIQCRWRNVLICVCCPCICMVLLIIYVGVVVCMEMNSRGTPGGEYVTPGTIYFEASGYYRRKSLSSLPKTWWKLHTDGDPLWNRLQLPVDRYFSPILSPNNTKKGFKNDTFLESPLTQSFSDVVNSNGTSRNFTELPEQIKEFVRHMHRRDYRTVHQPSGVCGAGAQDQKENTLLLLAIKTTELNFKNRQAIRQAWGQVGWVAGQNSSGGYVRRVFLIGKEDPIELGVNISELLELENKHYGDILQWNFKDTFFNLTLKDVLFWSWFSRYCHRTQFVFKGDDDVFVNTANIVTYLQDQLKRPNARKTLKDFMVGDVIAAALPDRSIKSKYFIPESFYKGNYPAYAGGGGVVYSGLLAKRLHRMSKRVHLFPIDDVYVGMCMIRLNAYPIHHPAFLTFDFPGKEEEELCAYHKILLVHKRSPAQIVRLTADIKKTQAQCRDVPLRDGVKKGK